The DNA region CCCGGCGAAACGCCGGCAGCAGCCGCACCACCGAGCGCGCTGCGACCGGCGACCTGGGCCACCGTGCGGCGGTTGCCACGCCTCGTCGTGGCGCTCCGATGTGTCCGCCGTCAGCCGTCGGCCGGGTCACCGACGTGGGTACCGCCCTCGCGGACCGTTACGCCGTGCAGGTGGCAGGCGACCTGGCGTCCCTCGACGGTCTGGATCGCCGGTTCCGGTCCCGGCCCGAACGCCAACGACACGCCGCCACCGTCGGTCGTGACGTCGGTGACCGCCGAGAAGACCGCGGTCGGCAGTTGCGGACCGTGCTCGCGGAGCCAGGACGCCAGCCCGTCGGGGTCGGCGGACGGGAAGCGGACTTCGTCGCGGGCGACCCGCACGTTGTCCAGGTCGCCGCCGACCATGGCGAGCTCGCGCTCGAAGGTGTCCTCGTCGACCCTTGTCCAGCGGTCCTCGAGCGCGTCGACCAGGTCGCGACCCTCCCAGCCGCACGACGCGAACGCCTCGGGACACCGGGGGTGGAAGCGGCACCCCGCCGGCGGCGCCACCGCATTGGGGATCTCGCCGCGTGGCAGGCGCTTGTCACGGCCCCGCCGCGACGGGTCGGGCAGTGGCACGGCGTTCAGCAGCGACTGGGTGTAGGGATGCTGCGGAGCGTCGTACACCTGTGCGGTGTCGCCCCACTCGACCATCTGGCCCAGGTACAGGATGCCGATCCGGTCGCACAGGAACCGGCCGCTGGCGAGGTCGTGGGTGATGTAGAGGTAGGTCAGGCCGAGCTGCTCCTTGAGGTCGAGCATCAGCTCCAGGACCATGGCGCGGACGCTCATGTCCAGCGACGCCACGGGCTCGTCGGCGACGACGAGCTCGGGCTCGGTGATCAGCGCGCGTGCGATGACGCACCGCTGCTTCTGGCCGCCGGACAGGTCGTCGGGGTAGACGTCGAGGAAGTGCACGGCGGGTGCGAGGCCGCATCGCTCGAGCATCTCGACGACCTTCGCGCGGGCCTGCCTGCGGTTCGACGCCAGGCCGTGGATTCGCAGTGGGTGACCGACGCCCTGGACGATCGTCATGGCCGGGTTCAACGCCGACGCGGGATCCTGAAAGATCATGCCCAGGTGGCGGCGCAGCGGCCGGAACTGCTTCTCCGACAGCTGCGCGAGGTCCTGGTCCTTCCACCGGATGTGGCCCGACGTCGCCTTGACCAGTCCGAGGATGGTGCGGCCCAACGTGGTCTTGCCCGACCCCGACTCGCCGACCAGGCCGAAGATCTCGCCGCTGCGGATGTCGAACGACACGTCGTCGACGGCGCGGACGAGGGCCCGCTCACCCGACGACAGCATCCCGCCCCCGACGTCGAAGTACGTGCACAGGTGGTCGACGTCGAGCACCACGTCGCGCTGGCCGGGCGCACGGGGACCCGTCTCGGCCGGCGCGGTCATGACTGTGACCGACCGTTACCGCTGCATGAGGTCATGTGCGCGCCGCCTCGCGTGGATACGCGGTGGCATGCAGCAGGCACGCCGCCGACCACTCGTCGCCGACGGTGCCGAGGACCGGGTCGACGTCGTCGCAGTCGTCGAAGCGCTTTGGGCAGCGGGGTGCGTACCGGCATCCGCTGGGCGGGTCCACCAGATCGGGAGGCGCGCCGTCGATGCTCGACAGCACGGTCGTGTCGACGCTGATCACCGACTCGAGCAGGCCCTGCGTGTAGGGGTGCTGCGGATCGTTGAACACCTGCTCGACCGGACCGATCTCGACGATGCGACCGGCGTACATCACCGCGACCCTGTCGCAGGTCTCCGCGACGATGCCGAGGTTGTGGGTGATCAGCAGCAGGCCGACGCGCTCCTCGTAGCGCAGCCGCTCGAGGAGGTCGAGGATCTG from Euzebyales bacterium includes:
- a CDS encoding ABC transporter ATP-binding protein is translated as MTAPAETGPRAPGQRDVVLDVDHLCTYFDVGGGMLSSGERALVRAVDDVSFDIRSGEIFGLVGESGSGKTTLGRTILGLVKATSGHIRWKDQDLAQLSEKQFRPLRRHLGMIFQDPASALNPAMTIVQGVGHPLRIHGLASNRRQARAKVVEMLERCGLAPAVHFLDVYPDDLSGGQKQRCVIARALITEPELVVADEPVASLDMSVRAMVLELMLDLKEQLGLTYLYITHDLASGRFLCDRIGILYLGQMVEWGDTAQVYDAPQHPYTQSLLNAVPLPDPSRRGRDKRLPRGEIPNAVAPPAGCRFHPRCPEAFASCGWEGRDLVDALEDRWTRVDEDTFERELAMVGGDLDNVRVARDEVRFPSADPDGLASWLREHGPQLPTAVFSAVTDVTTDGGGVSLAFGPGPEPAIQTVEGRQVACHLHGVTVREGGTHVGDPADG